TACTCACCCAACTAAGAGGAGGAAAGCGGCAACCCGTGGCTTTCCTGTCAAAAATGTTAGACCCGGTATCGCGTGGATGGCCCACCTGTATCCAAGCAGTGGCAGCGACAGCGGTATTGGTAGAGGAAGCCCGGAAACTAACctttggagggaagatcacagtgcATTCTCCCCACTCGGTCAGCACCCTACTAGCCCAGAAGGCACATCGGTGGCTCACTGACTCCCGCATTCTAAAGTACGAAACTATACTGATGACCGGAGAAGACCTAAACTTCGCAAAGGATTCCAGTTGCAACCCAGCCCAGTTCCTCTATGGAGGACTAGAAGAAAAGGAGTCAGAACACGACTGTATTGAATTGCTGGACTTGCAAACAAAGAGCCGGGAGGACTTACAGGAAGTTCCCCTGGGAGAAGGACAGGAATTGTATATAGATGGATCCTCACGATGTATTGATGGAGTACGGCACAGCGGATATGCCATCATTGACGGAGAGACTGAAAGAATAGTGGAGTCCGGGAGATTACCGGGAAACTGGTCGGCCCAGTCATGCGAATTATACGCACTCCAGAGGGCTCTGAGGATATTGGAGAAGAGGATCGGAACAATATACACTGACTCTAAGTACGCCTATGGGATAGTACATACCTTTgggaagatatggaaagaaagaggactgaTAACGGCCAGAGGAAAGGGACTGGCACACGAGCAAATGATAAGTATGACATTGGAAGCCCTGGCCCTACCAACTGAGATTGCGGTAGTACATGTACCCGGACACCAAAAAGGATCAACACCTGAAGCAGTAGGGAACCGTCTAGCCGATGGGGAGGCCAAACGAGCAGCCGTTGAAGACCCGATCCAACTCCTGACCTTGATACCAGTGAGGGAAGGACTTACTAAACAACCTATGTTTACCCAAATAGAGATTGATAGCATGAACCAACTAGGAGCCCGAAAAGACACTGATGGTAAATGGACGGTCCCGGATGGGAGACAGGTACTAAATAAGGAAGTAACCCGCAACATCCTCCAACAGTtgcaccatcaaacccactggggagtacaggccatgtgcgacacaattctgagggactatgtatgcaaaggaatatacacactggcccagcaagagataactggatgtcCGACGTGCCAGCGGataaacaagaaagtgatgcGATCCACTCCAAGAGGTGGCCAGCCACTGGCCATGAGACCGTTCCATAGAGTCCAGATCGACTTTACCGAACTACCCTCAGTGCAGAGATGGAAGTACCTGTTAGTAATAGTGGATCATTTTACCCACTGGGTGGAAGCATACCCGACCACAAAGGCCGATGCGCCTACAGTAGCCCGAATACTACTAgaaaacataatccccagatatgggatcatggggtccatagactcggacagagggacacactttgcctccaagacgcaccagttgatttgtgatgcattgagtatccaatggaaataccataccccgtggcatccccagagttcgggacgggtggaaaggatgaacagtACCTTAAAGGCGCAATTGACCAAATTAATGCTAGAAACCAAGTTACcctggactaagtgtctccccATCGCCCTGTTAAGAATCCGAACAGCACCCAGGAAGGATATAGGAATCTCCCCctatgaaatgctgtttggactcccgtattggaataaggtagaagggtaccccacgctacaagggggtgatatttttataaggaactatttactggcactatctcgttcctttgcagaactgcggaagaagggtctcttggcccagactccgccgctcgactttgctttacatcagatcgtgcctggagattgggttctggtacggacctggaagccggagaagttacaaccacagtgggaaggccctttccaggtcctgttaACCACCGAGGCGGCCGTACGAACAAAAGAGAAAGGGTGGACCCACGCATCCAGAATAAAGGGACCAGTTAAGCCTGAGGGACACacggagtggacctgtgttcccagtgaagaaccgttggtggtgaaactgaaaaggcaacaaaaatgaactcaatgtggactgttacattattgactgtaatatatttaattctgtatgtgggaaaaatagaagggaaatgtgacaagtgtagGAACCGAGttttggagaaaggaaaagaacgaCCCGGGGCCCTTGTGTCACATTCACATGTAAATGACCAATgttatggaaaagaaaaagaggaatgtgAAGAGGGAGGAATAAAATATACCCTGAGAAAGAACAGGGGATACCCCGGTGGATCAgtgagagaagaaaaaggagaagggagaagttGGAGTGTACAAGAAAGTACATGCCCTGAGACAGAATGGATatgtgaaaggaaagaaaaaggaagggcagagtttggtggagtcagagaagaatggggaACCTATGGAAAAACAAGACCGGAAATGAAGGAAAACCTGTTTATAGACTTAGCAACTCGAATAGCTACAAGTTTAAATGTAagtgactgttgggtttgtgggggACCCCACATGAGCGAGCAATGGCCATGGATAGGTGAGAGTTTGAGTGTGTGGGAGCTATTGGCTCATGATTGGGATAAGAAAAGGACTGGGAGGACGCAAGAATGGAAGTTAACAAACTATCCGGAAGGACAAGTATGTgtagaaagaaaagggaaggtgAAAGTAGGAGAAAGCCCATGTCAGAGTATAAAGTTggctaaaacaaaaaataatgccACTTGGTGGCCCGAGGAGCCGACTTGGTACATAACTAAAGGGGCAAAGGACAATTGTACGGCTATGGGAAACAATTCGGGAATCTGGAATTGCAGTGGGCATAACCCGTACGAAGGAATTCCCAGTGTTTGGAAAGCCTGGCGGAAAGCAAGGAAAGGAGGATTTGTCCCAGAAGGTCTGTTCTGGATTTGTGGGAATCAGGCATACACCAAATTGCcgaaaggatggggaggagtttgtttcTTAGGCCTTATAAGGCCAGAGTTCTTCCTCCTACCCCAGGATGAAGATAGGGAATTGGGAATCAAGTTATTTGACTCACTGAGAAGGGAGAagcgggagataaaggtgggagaatggggcgaCGAGTGGCCTCCAGCACGCATCATTGAATATTACGGACCAGCaacttgggcccaggatgggtcatgGGGTTACCGAACCCCGGTATATATGTTAAATCGAATAATACGCCTACAAGCTGTAGTAGGGGTGATCACCAACCAAACCGCATTGGCTCTGGAATtgctggctgagcagcaaagcCAGATGAGAACAGCCATATACCAAAATCGATTAGcattggattacctattggcctccgagggaggggtctgtggaaagttcaatctgacaaactgttgcctaaagataaatgataatggaaaggcagtgttgaaaatatccgacaaaattcggaagttGGCCCATGTGCCAGTACAAACTTGGAGATCCTTAGGGAACCTGAGTTGGCTGGATAGTCTGCTGGGAGGAAGCTGGTGGCGAATAGCCCTGTTAATATTTGGCGGAATACTCATAATGATAATCATATTACCATGCTTAATACCCTGCTTGAGAGCATTAATAACGCGAGTAGTAGTACAGGTAATGCAGCCAGGGAACCC
This sequence is a window from Hemitrygon akajei chromosome 17, sHemAka1.3, whole genome shotgun sequence. Protein-coding genes within it:
- the LOC140740591 gene encoding endogenous retrovirus group 3 member 1 Env polyprotein-like, with product MNSMWTVTLLTVIYLILYVGKIEGKCDKCRNRVLEKGKERPGALVSHSHVNDQCYGKEKEECEEGGIKYTLRKNRGYPGGSVREEKGEGRSWSVQESTCPETEWICERKEKGRAEFGGVREEWGTYGKTRPEMKENLFIDLATRIATSLNVSDCWVCGGPHMSEQWPWIGESLSVWELLAHDWDKKRTGRTQEWKLTNYPEGQVCVERKGKVKVGESPCQSIKLAKTKNNATWWPEEPTWYITKGAKDNCTAMGNNSGIWNCSGHNPYEGIPSVWKAWRKARKGGFVPEGLFWICGNQAYTKLPKGWGGVCFLGLIRPEFFLLPQDEDRELGIKLFDSLRREKREIKVGEWGDEWPPARIIEYYGPATWAQDGSWGYRTPVYMLNRIIRLQAVVGVITNQTALALELLAEQQSQMRTAIYQNRLALDYLLASEGGVCGKFNLTNCCLKINDNGKAVLKISDKIRKLAHVPVQTWRSLGNLSWLDSLLGGSWWRIALLIFGGILIMIIILPCLIPCLRALITRVVVQVMQPGNPADPAKMLLQRGRELEEWNPWTNP